A genome region from Thalassotalea euphylliae includes the following:
- a CDS encoding general secretion pathway protein GspK has translation MSLFKQQGLALIQVLLLSAIISVIAIQITKTARTNVSVASDFKDRIKAELLMTSAENKILAELFRLDAHQIHGSEINGVTWRLGKAFKLENGTEVKIQPLSGRLSLLTSPQSYLKKLLVASGASQEEAASLYSAIMDWIDADSSVRQQGAEANSYEGIIVPRNGPLQHISELRSIKGMTQDIYVGVSENVTIYATSFFNPVFATLELNQVLFGDDVANAIESDKLTGNGFTESDWQLLVGGQNFNYIDFNPGTLHEVNVKVEVGDVTLSRTMKVKSQNQSSITPFVVLSRQ, from the coding sequence GTGAGTCTTTTTAAACAGCAAGGTTTAGCGCTAATTCAGGTGTTATTGTTATCTGCAATCATATCTGTAATTGCTATTCAAATAACAAAAACCGCACGAACCAATGTAAGTGTAGCCTCTGATTTTAAAGATAGGATAAAGGCTGAACTGTTGATGACAAGCGCAGAAAATAAAATACTCGCAGAGCTATTTAGACTAGATGCCCACCAAATTCACGGAAGTGAAATTAATGGCGTAACATGGCGGCTCGGTAAAGCATTTAAGCTTGAAAATGGCACTGAAGTTAAGATACAACCTCTTTCAGGACGCCTTTCATTGCTTACATCTCCTCAAAGTTATTTAAAAAAGTTGTTGGTCGCAAGTGGCGCTTCGCAAGAAGAAGCCGCTTCGCTGTACAGCGCTATAATGGATTGGATTGATGCTGACAGCAGTGTCCGGCAACAGGGGGCTGAAGCTAACTCCTATGAGGGAATAATTGTTCCCAGGAACGGCCCATTGCAGCACATTAGTGAACTTAGATCGATCAAAGGTATGACCCAAGATATCTATGTAGGTGTGTCAGAAAACGTAACCATTTATGCGACTTCTTTCTTTAATCCTGTTTTCGCAACACTGGAACTAAATCAAGTATTGTTCGGGGACGATGTTGCTAATGCGATTGAAAGCGATAAGTTAACGGGTAACGGCTTTACAGAGAGCGATTGGCAGTTGCTTGTTGGTGGGCAGAATTTTAACTATATTGATTTTAACCCAGGGACCTTGCATGAGGTGAATGTCAAGGTTGAAGTAGGTGATGTCACTTTATCAAGAACTATGAAAGTAAAGTCTCAAAATCAAAGTTCAATCACTCCATTTGTAGTGCTTTCCCGGCAATAA
- a CDS encoding MlaA family lipoprotein, whose translation MNKPIHRALRAAFSLRAVKVIALLSVLAVSGCSSTSQVEGDPKDPLEKVNRASWTFTWDYADKYVLKPAATAYTEYTPTFLRSGLHNMALNLNEPSSFINNLLQGKFSNAGKSAGRFVLNSTVGLLGFFDPASDFGWTGTQEEFGEVMAVYGVGDGPYIVIPALGPSSVRDEAGDFVDRYYWPLAVIDFWPNLVRSAIIGLEARASLTQQEQLINNAIDPYEFVKQAYFQNMEYRVYDGKPPIKVDEEEEAELDAYLDELDEE comes from the coding sequence GTGAATAAACCTATCCATCGAGCATTGCGTGCCGCTTTTTCATTACGTGCGGTAAAAGTGATTGCTTTGTTATCTGTCTTGGCAGTATCAGGCTGCTCTTCAACGTCACAAGTAGAAGGTGACCCTAAAGATCCATTAGAGAAAGTTAACAGAGCTTCGTGGACATTTACATGGGACTACGCTGATAAGTATGTGCTTAAGCCCGCAGCAACTGCCTATACAGAGTATACGCCAACGTTTTTACGTTCAGGCCTGCACAACATGGCTCTCAACCTTAATGAGCCGTCTTCTTTTATTAATAACCTACTACAAGGTAAGTTTTCCAATGCGGGTAAAAGTGCAGGGCGATTCGTACTTAACTCTACGGTAGGTCTACTTGGCTTTTTTGACCCTGCGAGTGATTTTGGTTGGACGGGCACACAAGAAGAGTTTGGCGAAGTAATGGCGGTATACGGAGTGGGTGACGGCCCGTATATTGTCATTCCAGCATTGGGGCCTAGCTCGGTACGAGATGAAGCTGGTGATTTTGTCGATCGTTATTACTGGCCTTTAGCGGTAATCGATTTTTGGCCTAACCTAGTGCGTAGTGCCATCATAGGTTTAGAAGCAAGAGCATCTTTAACGCAGCAAGAACAGCTTATCAATAATGCAATCGATCCCTATGAATTTGTTAAACAAGCTTATTTCCAGAACATGGAGTATCGCGTCTATGATGGCAAACCGCCAATAAAGGTAGACGAAGAGGAAGAAGCTGAGCTTGATGCCTATTTAGACGAGCTAGATGAAGAGTAA
- a CDS encoding GspE/PulE family protein — protein MSYTSDYLIEAIKSTGVSQTDIDKALIYQSKNGGSIENLLVNLGSLTEDELPSIYSNALKIKLIEELPEVTQEAVDKFKAKLNVEFLIARKWLPISFHNDKYTFVTSTPFEREVLQYFTIENVEYDLNITSPEQIEKASVAYSAKDTSPADEEVFSVLSELEEGKLRELAAEAPTVNLLNSYISKGLKIGASDMHIEPSKNRFRVRYRVDGVLSEGELVPAKYQLAVVSRLKILSGMDIAEKRRPQDGKIETKIANVELDIRVSVLPLNDGESVVMRFLKKDSVTYDIEAVGLSEDLKSLIVEDLASTAGVILMTGPTGSGKTTTLYTFLNRLNNDDVKIITLEDPVEYQLDGVNQVQINSEIGFDFESGLRSIVRQDPDIIMLGEIRDKETARIAMQSALTGHLVFSTVHTNDAPSAFTRLLDLGVEEYLLNAAIISIVAQRLARKLCNHCAVPIEDNELVTKYGLRKLFPELDITLRKPVGCPECNHMGYKGRTAIIEYLRCTEELKALNKSDDFIAKAKVLNKESGGRTLLEDGLLKVTKGLTTIDEVLRVAG, from the coding sequence ATGTCGTACACCAGTGATTATTTGATTGAAGCGATTAAGTCAACAGGTGTATCTCAAACAGATATAGATAAAGCGCTTATTTATCAGTCAAAAAATGGTGGTTCTATTGAAAACCTGTTGGTCAATTTAGGTAGCTTAACAGAGGATGAGTTGCCATCAATCTATTCTAATGCGCTTAAAATTAAGTTGATTGAGGAATTACCTGAGGTTACTCAAGAGGCAGTTGATAAGTTTAAAGCAAAGCTTAATGTCGAGTTTTTAATAGCGAGAAAATGGTTACCAATTTCATTTCACAATGACAAGTACACATTCGTAACTAGTACGCCGTTTGAACGAGAAGTTTTACAATATTTTACAATTGAAAATGTTGAATACGATCTAAATATCACCAGCCCCGAACAAATAGAAAAAGCTTCAGTTGCTTACTCTGCAAAAGACACTTCTCCTGCCGACGAAGAAGTGTTTAGCGTATTGTCAGAATTAGAAGAAGGAAAATTAAGAGAGCTCGCCGCAGAAGCACCTACCGTGAACTTACTCAATTCTTACATTTCGAAAGGGTTGAAAATTGGTGCATCGGATATGCATATCGAGCCTTCAAAAAATCGCTTTCGTGTTCGCTATCGTGTTGACGGTGTTCTCAGTGAAGGTGAATTAGTTCCGGCTAAATATCAACTAGCTGTTGTATCCCGATTGAAAATATTATCAGGTATGGATATTGCGGAAAAAAGGCGTCCTCAAGATGGTAAAATTGAGACAAAAATAGCTAATGTTGAGTTAGACATTAGGGTATCAGTACTACCTCTTAATGACGGCGAAAGTGTAGTGATGCGATTTCTAAAAAAAGATAGCGTCACTTATGATATTGAAGCTGTTGGTCTCTCAGAGGACCTAAAATCACTGATTGTTGAAGATTTAGCGAGTACAGCTGGTGTTATATTAATGACCGGGCCTACAGGCTCAGGTAAAACCACAACTTTATATACCTTTCTAAATCGCTTAAATAATGATGATGTTAAAATTATTACTTTAGAGGATCCTGTAGAGTACCAATTAGATGGTGTTAATCAGGTTCAAATCAATTCGGAAATTGGTTTTGATTTTGAGTCTGGGCTCCGGAGTATTGTTCGGCAAGATCCCGATATTATCATGTTAGGCGAGATTCGTGACAAAGAAACTGCGCGCATAGCAATGCAGTCAGCACTCACAGGTCACTTGGTTTTTTCAACGGTCCATACTAATGATGCACCTAGTGCTTTTACTCGTCTTCTTGATTTGGGCGTTGAAGAGTATCTATTAAATGCGGCGATCATCTCTATTGTCGCACAGCGTTTGGCTCGAAAGCTTTGTAATCACTGCGCAGTGCCTATTGAAGACAATGAGTTGGTTACCAAGTATGGCTTAAGGAAGCTGTTTCCTGAACTTGACATCACATTACGCAAACCAGTCGGTTGCCCAGAGTGCAACCATATGGGCTACAAGGGAAGAACAGCTATTATTGAGTACTTACGTTGTACCGAAGAGCTTAAAGCGCTCAATAAATCTGATGATTTTATAGCAAAAGCGAAAGTATTAAACAAAGAGTCCGGCGGGCGCACCCTTTTAGAGGATGGCCTACTAAAAGTTACAAAAGGCCTAACAACGATTGATGAAGTATTAAGGGTAGCTGGCTAA
- a CDS encoding type II secretion system protein gives MMLGCRRLKKNRGFTLIELMVVMSIVAITYSLVGPNLFKSFDRTNFYADKKDTMELLKAISYKAFINSQPIEVTFSDRKISYGYKNQGERLEVIYEHIRFPRQQLVFSSAGFPDINDLKLNFQGKTTIVNLDDYLL, from the coding sequence ATGATGTTGGGCTGTAGACGTTTAAAAAAAAACCGAGGCTTTACTTTGATAGAGCTTATGGTTGTCATGAGTATTGTTGCCATCACATACTCTCTCGTCGGCCCAAACCTGTTTAAAAGCTTTGACCGCACCAATTTTTATGCAGACAAAAAAGATACGATGGAGTTGTTAAAAGCGATAAGCTATAAAGCATTCATCAATAGTCAACCAATTGAAGTTACATTCTCCGATCGTAAGATATCGTACGGTTATAAAAATCAAGGAGAAAGGCTGGAAGTCATTTATGAGCATATAAGATTTCCCAGGCAGCAGCTTGTGTTCTCTTCAGCGGGCTTTCCTGATATTAACGATCTTAAATTGAACTTTCAGGGCAAGACAACCATAGTAAACCTAGATGATTACCTACTCTAA
- the wecA gene encoding UDP-N-acetylglucosamine--undecaprenyl-phosphate N-acetylglucosaminephosphotransferase — protein sequence MFDIFALVVAFCCSILTIKVLLPLAPHIGLIDLPNERKKHDGAIPLIGGISIFTGVLIASSMFIENSNIINLYLISSALIVFIGTLDDIYELSVGSRIVFQGIVACILVFGAGLYIEDFGALFGSVNITIGSYGMLFTILAVIAAINAFNMVDGIDGLAGSMSIITIASIALLMALNGAEFSILLPMLIVVSTIPYLFYNVSTRNPRGKKIFMGDAGSMYMGLTVIWLLTLCSQSGLEDEITFRPVTALWLIAVPLMDMLAIMYRRMRKGESPFKADNGHIHHVFIANGYSKRQALGIISTISIIFAATGILSEYFVVSEAMMLLAFICCFILYINIMSKYCNISKKSD from the coding sequence ATGTTCGATATTTTTGCTCTTGTAGTGGCATTTTGCTGCTCAATTCTAACGATTAAAGTACTGCTCCCTTTAGCTCCTCATATTGGGCTAATTGATCTGCCTAATGAGCGGAAAAAGCATGATGGTGCGATTCCTTTAATTGGTGGTATTTCAATTTTTACAGGTGTATTGATTGCGTCATCGATGTTTATCGAAAATAGCAACATCATTAATTTATACCTCATATCTTCTGCATTAATCGTCTTTATTGGGACTTTAGACGATATTTATGAACTTAGTGTAGGCTCTCGGATAGTGTTTCAAGGGATTGTTGCTTGCATTCTAGTTTTTGGTGCGGGCTTGTATATTGAAGACTTTGGCGCGCTTTTCGGATCCGTAAATATTACTATTGGCAGCTATGGAATGCTATTTACTATATTAGCTGTTATAGCTGCAATCAATGCCTTCAACATGGTTGATGGTATTGATGGTTTGGCTGGTTCAATGAGTATTATTACAATAGCATCAATAGCGTTATTGATGGCTCTAAATGGTGCTGAATTTAGCATCTTGCTACCAATGCTAATCGTTGTCTCTACAATTCCTTATTTGTTTTACAATGTCAGTACGCGAAATCCCCGTGGTAAAAAAATATTTATGGGGGATGCCGGTAGTATGTATATGGGGCTGACCGTTATCTGGTTGTTAACGTTGTGCTCTCAATCAGGTTTGGAAGACGAAATAACTTTTAGACCAGTCACTGCTTTGTGGTTAATTGCTGTCCCATTGATGGACATGTTGGCAATAATGTATCGTCGTATGCGAAAAGGAGAATCACCTTTTAAAGCTGACAACGGTCACATTCATCACGTTTTTATAGCGAACGGCTATTCCAAACGTCAGGCGCTTGGCATAATTAGCACAATTTCAATAATTTTTGCCGCAACCGGCATACTCTCCGAATATTTTGTTGTATCAGAAGCCATGATGCTACTAGCATTTATTTGTTGCTTTATCTTATATATTAATATCATGAGTAAGTATTGTAATATTTCCAAAAAGTCAGATTAA
- a CDS encoding DUF2802 domain-containing protein gives MSSQVNALEMLTADLQANIHNIAQKNAELNDLISTQNTENEQVSKQLEHRIKGQQQAIANITQQLTLIDEQQPQDKFYHRASKLAAKGASAEEIMAECELPRAEVEMLLAIYKQNNNE, from the coding sequence TTGAGTAGCCAGGTAAATGCGCTCGAAATGCTGACAGCTGATTTACAAGCCAATATTCATAACATCGCACAAAAAAACGCGGAACTTAATGACCTTATCAGTACTCAAAACACGGAAAATGAGCAAGTGTCTAAGCAACTTGAGCACCGTATCAAAGGTCAGCAGCAAGCAATTGCAAACATAACCCAACAGCTTACCTTAATTGATGAGCAGCAACCCCAAGATAAATTCTATCATCGCGCTTCAAAGCTCGCAGCTAAAGGTGCTAGTGCTGAGGAAATTATGGCGGAGTGTGAGTTGCCGCGTGCTGAGGTTGAAATGTTGCTAGCCATATACAAACAGAACAACAATGAATAG
- a CDS encoding prepilin-type N-terminal cleavage/methylation domain-containing protein — MVKSKGFSLVELLVALTIMSFTLIIMTQGYTFFIERWGKELGNFDDSAKTMKSLLLTRRLVESIYPFIVRAEKNEPVIFFEGDNQGLVAITTKSLYSQELPTIFRLSLKQQEDLSYALIYEEQPANNAQAFTHMSQRRKFSKTTVLLEKLEFLEFSYFGHENIDEKNSARPMRWWTSFNALNRRVMPQRLNIKFGLLGAEQNLQVKLTEIDSRVLVQFSESF, encoded by the coding sequence ATGGTAAAGAGTAAAGGCTTCTCACTCGTTGAGCTGCTTGTAGCGCTAACGATTATGAGTTTTACGTTGATCATTATGACGCAGGGATACACGTTTTTTATAGAGCGATGGGGCAAAGAGCTCGGCAATTTTGATGATTCAGCAAAAACCATGAAATCACTATTGCTAACTAGGCGTTTGGTCGAAAGTATATATCCTTTTATTGTGCGCGCAGAAAAAAACGAACCTGTTATCTTTTTTGAAGGAGATAACCAAGGTTTAGTCGCGATAACAACCAAGTCACTATACAGTCAGGAGTTACCAACAATATTTAGACTATCGCTTAAACAACAGGAAGATTTAAGTTACGCTCTTATCTATGAAGAGCAACCCGCAAACAATGCGCAAGCTTTTACCCATATGTCACAACGTAGGAAGTTCAGTAAAACCACAGTGTTGCTAGAAAAATTGGAGTTCCTCGAGTTTAGTTATTTTGGTCACGAAAACATAGACGAAAAAAATAGTGCTAGACCAATGCGATGGTGGACTAGCTTTAATGCCTTAAACAGACGTGTGATGCCGCAACGGTTAAATATAAAGTTTGGCTTACTGGGTGCAGAGCAAAACCTGCAGGTAAAACTAACAGAAATAGATTCTCGGGTATTGGTGCAATTTAGTGAGTCTTTTTAA
- a CDS encoding PulJ/GspJ family protein produces MITYSKKRITGFTLIEVLVASLIAFISLSIFTLIFRGAIIANQKAENAMQIASIASLVTSDISNELLTQSNQNSLSGQGALLGGSYQWQATVIDVYKPPVRFVGAQVSQAEHRLKKWRVRFAVTFNGIDTNYEYEELSW; encoded by the coding sequence ATGATTACCTACTCTAAAAAGCGCATTACTGGATTTACTTTGATTGAGGTATTAGTTGCGTCTTTGATAGCCTTTATCAGTTTAAGTATATTCACTTTAATATTTCGCGGTGCAATAATTGCAAACCAAAAAGCAGAAAATGCGATGCAAATTGCATCTATTGCTAGCTTAGTCACAAGCGACATTTCAAACGAATTACTAACTCAATCAAACCAAAATAGCTTATCTGGCCAAGGTGCTCTACTTGGTGGTAGCTACCAATGGCAAGCGACCGTCATAGACGTATACAAGCCGCCAGTCAGGTTTGTTGGTGCTCAAGTCAGCCAAGCAGAACACAGGTTAAAAAAATGGCGCGTCAGATTTGCCGTAACATTTAATGGTATAGATACAAATTATGAGTACGAGGAGCTTTCATGGTAA
- a CDS encoding type II secretion system F family protein produces the protein MRFSYTAYDNHGSKVSGEISSKSTTLAKQEIADKGLILVNIQAVKEEAQRLSIAFGRKKVTLNELEFITSELAILLKSGVRIDRGIEILQKGASSTHCSQLLSKLLTAVRSGKSVSEAFAEASDVFDKLYINMLKLGEASGELDIIFARLAADIKFKRELRAKIIQSLAYPLVILFVSVLCVLFVFNYIVPQMSSIFDRGGDLPSYTLLLLNLSDWFINYQWLLFSALALIAFAFQHGMRSSSFKAKVNHYMLSVPLLGKLVRLTERIRFNASMAMMLSSGVSIVDALSLSAGNLKNSSLQSQLLIVANKVKQGASLSSTLLESDLYSEFDISLVEVGEESGELTPVFDEIANRSRTDFESWTTTVTSMLEPLLILTMGAIVGSVVVVMLMSIVSTNDVGL, from the coding sequence ATGCGGTTTTCTTACACGGCTTATGACAATCACGGTTCAAAAGTTTCAGGTGAGATAAGCTCTAAATCAACGACCTTAGCTAAGCAGGAAATAGCCGATAAAGGATTGATCCTAGTAAATATTCAAGCTGTAAAGGAAGAGGCGCAGCGCCTTTCTATTGCGTTTGGTCGTAAGAAAGTTACTTTAAACGAACTTGAATTTATCACTTCTGAATTGGCTATCTTACTTAAAAGCGGTGTGCGAATCGATAGGGGAATAGAGATCCTGCAAAAAGGGGCGTCCTCAACCCATTGTTCACAATTACTCTCGAAGTTGCTTACCGCGGTGCGATCAGGTAAGTCTGTTTCTGAGGCTTTTGCCGAAGCTTCAGATGTTTTTGATAAGCTATATATCAATATGTTAAAACTGGGAGAGGCGTCGGGCGAGTTAGATATTATATTTGCAAGGCTTGCAGCAGATATAAAATTTAAGCGTGAACTTCGTGCCAAAATAATTCAATCGCTAGCCTACCCTCTAGTAATCCTCTTCGTCTCTGTTCTGTGTGTTCTGTTTGTCTTTAATTATATTGTGCCGCAAATGAGTTCGATATTTGATAGAGGGGGAGATCTTCCATCGTATACATTACTGCTATTAAATTTAAGTGATTGGTTTATTAATTATCAATGGCTATTATTTTCCGCACTTGCGTTGATTGCTTTTGCTTTTCAGCATGGGATGAGATCGTCTTCATTTAAAGCTAAGGTCAATCACTACATGCTAAGTGTTCCGCTGCTAGGAAAGCTAGTTCGTTTAACCGAGAGAATTAGATTTAACGCTTCTATGGCTATGATGCTATCAAGTGGTGTCTCTATTGTTGATGCACTCTCTCTGTCAGCAGGCAACCTAAAAAATTCATCTTTGCAATCCCAGTTATTGATTGTTGCAAATAAAGTTAAGCAAGGCGCAAGTCTTTCTTCGACATTACTCGAGTCAGATTTATACAGTGAGTTTGATATCTCACTAGTAGAAGTAGGTGAAGAAAGCGGTGAGTTGACCCCAGTATTTGATGAAATCGCAAACCGTTCAAGAACTGACTTTGAGAGTTGGACTACGACAGTGACATCAATGCTAGAGCCCCTGTTGATTCTAACCATGGGGGCAATAGTTGGTTCGGTGGTGGTGGTTATGCTGATGAGTATTGTATCGACAAATGATGTTGGGCTGTAG
- a CDS encoding SLBB domain-containing protein, giving the protein MKYISTLLMSALLGLNFSMSVLAAQAPSSINPQQLEQFKRLPVSQQRALAQSMGIDYNAIKKQLQGGSTANDDDSLVEQQTVYPRGTQFDEFGNPILPEDELLEEEEEDTEPQPFGYDVFANAPFTFAPTMDIAVPADYIIGAGDTIKIQMFGKESNEFELEVNRQGDVVIPDLGPFSVSGLSYTEVKQYFASQIKKKVLGVDVVVTLSDLRSMRIFVAGDAFKPGPYVMSALSSVTHAIFAAGGINDIGSLRNIQVKRAGKLVTTLDLYDLLIYGDSSKDILLKSGDVVFVAPVGERVTVTGEVRRPAIYELAANDDFDAVVEMAGGLLPSAYPTASVVERFNQRNIRTIVNVDLTQQSQLAKAVKGGDVLKVLKTSEQYDDSVTVIGAVTRPGKYQWQQGHKVSDLLPSIHAYMLDDADLNYSLIVREKDIGRNIEVLQFSLFNALSDVSSEDNLTLQPHDRILVFSINDRNATTDSSLDLLALTKNELNKREKSIAEEHYKERMFWLQYGESKDLEEFDELEESLKLAEQSLVELSGGSVEEEVDPRDINIFSRQKLLVPVIKKLQHQAAAGEPIQLVEVVGAVKYPGIYPLAKNVNVSHLLAAAGGMLESAFLDRAEITRNGVREGKLVKESINVNLRNVLTNDSTSNFKIQSKDRLNVHVIPSWQENHLVELRGEFLFPGQYTIQRGETLAQLIERAGGFTNFAHLEGSVFTRERLKQLERQNILKISESLRMEIASKSLSQRSGQQVDYQQARLLLADLNKVKPVGRLVLDLPNISSKSDMDIILEDGDILYVPTKNNSVNVIGQVQVATSHLYSPSLEADDYVQLSGGFKQQADKGRVYVIKANGQVVVPTQNSWFSASNVKAIMPGDTVVVPLDSDYMDSLTLWGTGTQIVYQAAVAIAAISGI; this is encoded by the coding sequence ATGAAATATATTTCTACCTTACTGATGTCAGCCTTGCTTGGCTTAAACTTCTCCATGAGTGTGTTAGCGGCGCAGGCACCTAGCTCAATAAACCCACAACAACTTGAACAGTTTAAGCGACTACCTGTATCTCAGCAACGAGCGCTAGCACAAAGCATGGGTATTGACTACAACGCAATTAAAAAACAATTACAGGGCGGTAGTACTGCAAATGACGATGATAGTTTAGTCGAACAGCAAACGGTATATCCCAGAGGAACTCAATTTGATGAATTTGGTAATCCAATTCTGCCTGAGGATGAGTTGCTAGAGGAAGAAGAGGAGGATACTGAGCCACAACCGTTTGGCTATGATGTATTTGCTAATGCACCTTTTACTTTTGCGCCGACTATGGATATTGCAGTACCAGCTGATTACATTATTGGCGCAGGTGACACCATCAAAATTCAGATGTTTGGCAAAGAAAGCAATGAATTTGAGCTAGAGGTAAATCGACAGGGTGATGTTGTTATTCCAGATCTTGGCCCATTTAGTGTATCTGGTTTAAGTTATACTGAAGTTAAACAATACTTCGCCTCGCAAATTAAGAAGAAGGTGCTTGGCGTCGATGTCGTGGTGACACTGTCAGATTTGCGCTCGATGCGGATATTTGTTGCCGGTGATGCATTCAAGCCTGGCCCTTACGTGATGAGTGCACTATCTAGCGTAACACACGCGATTTTTGCGGCAGGTGGTATCAATGATATTGGCTCTTTGCGAAACATTCAGGTTAAGCGAGCTGGTAAGCTTGTCACCACTTTAGACCTGTATGACCTATTAATCTACGGTGATTCTTCAAAAGATATTCTACTTAAATCTGGTGATGTCGTATTTGTTGCTCCTGTAGGCGAGCGCGTTACCGTTACAGGAGAAGTTAGACGTCCTGCGATCTATGAGTTAGCTGCAAATGATGACTTTGACGCTGTGGTTGAAATGGCTGGTGGATTGTTGCCTTCAGCTTACCCTACTGCAAGTGTAGTTGAACGATTTAATCAGCGAAATATTCGTACAATTGTTAATGTTGATTTAACACAGCAATCTCAACTTGCTAAAGCGGTTAAAGGCGGTGACGTTCTTAAGGTACTAAAAACTTCTGAACAATACGATGACTCTGTCACTGTTATTGGAGCGGTAACACGCCCTGGTAAATATCAGTGGCAGCAGGGACATAAAGTGAGTGATCTTTTGCCAAGTATTCATGCTTACATGCTTGACGATGCTGATTTAAATTACAGCTTAATTGTCCGCGAGAAAGACATTGGCCGAAATATTGAGGTATTACAGTTTAGCTTGTTCAATGCGCTTAGCGATGTTAGCTCAGAAGATAACCTTACTCTTCAACCTCATGATCGTATATTAGTCTTTTCTATCAATGATCGAAATGCTACGACAGACTCTTCACTTGACTTACTCGCGTTGACAAAAAATGAGTTGAATAAGAGGGAGAAAAGTATTGCAGAGGAGCATTACAAGGAGCGCATGTTTTGGCTACAGTACGGAGAAAGCAAAGACTTAGAAGAATTTGATGAGCTTGAAGAATCTCTAAAGCTAGCTGAACAGTCATTAGTTGAATTAAGTGGTGGTTCCGTAGAGGAAGAGGTTGATCCGCGCGACATTAATATATTTTCTAGACAAAAACTTTTAGTGCCTGTCATCAAAAAGTTGCAGCACCAAGCTGCAGCTGGAGAACCAATACAGTTGGTCGAAGTTGTAGGCGCTGTTAAGTATCCAGGTATTTACCCGTTAGCTAAGAATGTTAATGTTAGCCATTTATTAGCTGCTGCAGGTGGCATGTTAGAGTCTGCGTTTTTGGATAGAGCAGAAATTACTCGCAATGGCGTAAGAGAAGGCAAGTTAGTTAAAGAGTCAATTAATGTTAATTTGCGCAATGTGCTCACAAACGATAGCACTAGTAACTTCAAAATACAGAGCAAAGATCGCCTCAATGTTCACGTAATTCCGTCTTGGCAAGAGAACCATCTGGTTGAGCTTAGAGGAGAGTTTTTATTCCCAGGTCAGTACACAATTCAAAGAGGTGAAACACTTGCACAATTGATTGAACGAGCAGGTGGCTTTACGAATTTTGCACATTTAGAAGGTTCAGTATTTACAAGAGAGAGGTTAAAGCAGCTTGAACGTCAAAATATCCTCAAAATTTCAGAATCGTTAAGAATGGAAATTGCGTCAAAAAGTTTGTCACAGAGAAGTGGCCAACAGGTTGACTATCAACAAGCGAGATTGCTATTAGCTGATTTGAATAAAGTAAAGCCTGTTGGCAGGTTAGTTTTAGATTTACCCAATATCTCTTCTAAAAGTGATATGGATATAATATTGGAAGATGGCGATATTCTTTATGTTCCAACAAAGAACAATTCTGTAAATGTCATAGGACAAGTGCAAGTCGCAACTTCTCACCTGTATAGTCCTTCTCTTGAAGCAGATGATTACGTGCAGCTTAGTGGGGGATTTAAGCAGCAAGCGGACAAAGGTCGCGTCTATGTTATTAAGGCCAATGGTCAGGTTGTTGTTCCTACGCAAAATAGTTGGTTTAGTGCATCAAACGTTAAAGCGATAATGCCCGGTGATACGGTTGTTGTCCCACTAGATTCTGACTATATGGATAGCTTAACTTTGTGGGGCACAGGCACGCAGATTGTTTATCAGGCTGCGGTGGCAATAGCTGCAATCTCCGGAATTTAA
- the gspG gene encoding type II secretion system major pseudopilin GspG, protein MKKNQGFTLIELMIVVVIIGLLASLVAPEMFGKVSSTKRKTAATQMNMFQTSLDTYRLDLGTYPNSLNELVSSEKTGWDGPYLPKAVPLDPWGHPYHYELRQGGSSFELLAYGSDGQLGGEGESEDVVHQ, encoded by the coding sequence ATGAAAAAAAATCAAGGTTTTACATTAATAGAGTTGATGATAGTTGTTGTTATCATTGGTTTGCTGGCATCACTGGTTGCACCGGAAATGTTTGGTAAAGTGAGTTCAACTAAGCGCAAAACTGCGGCGACTCAAATGAATATGTTCCAGACATCTTTAGACACTTATCGTTTAGATTTGGGAACCTACCCTAATTCACTAAACGAGCTAGTTAGTTCGGAAAAAACTGGGTGGGATGGCCCCTACTTACCCAAGGCTGTGCCGCTAGATCCATGGGGACACCCTTATCATTATGAGTTGCGTCAAGGAGGTAGCTCTTTTGAACTATTAGCCTATGGTAGTGACGGTCAATTAGGTGGTGAAGGTGAAAGTGAAGATGTCGTACACCAGTGA